From the Butyrivibrio fibrisolvens genome, one window contains:
- a CDS encoding RHS repeat-associated core domain-containing protein — MGYEYNSIGEKTKLTYPDGRQALYSYDDEGKLSSITSKGIEEKSNEHTSYSYDNLGRLIEKLLPNGVRQDYSYLPGGNIESMTSFDKEGILDKYFYSYDNSGLISGINRERRNLDAISGQYDYQYDEIGRLTRSSLNGKLRASYEYDAFGNRTSLTERDAQTTYRYDALDRLIEAKELNNTQAIVRSYDYDKRGNQTNEYVDGLLNKTFTFDATNMLSKVVDSEKGELENQYNGLGFRVASIRPEERIEYLCDLSRDCYNMLERTVNGETESFIYDKNVISMSKAGDNYYYLQDELGSPMYMTGTDGAAVSSYAFDDFGRSINPFTGKIKEAGNKQHTRHAYTTEGNIIQPFAFTGYQEDDISGLKFAQARFYNAKSGRFQSEDLVKGFTNIPFTLNQYNYCFGCPIGFVDRNGQFLDWVVDKAKQAVDYVKENPKQVAIGAAVAAVGVGIAVAAAPLELSVGAAAAFGAVSSAAIDAGFQEMTSGKIDVSEVVVSGVFGALTAGTLSAGAKNITDKATQWATSKLGQSVAKLGIEGAITGIYGFAQSVTNDVVNLLDNDKENDYDAEEIIVRGGVNGLLETGGSFLEGAFKGIAKKIVNRNTTNDVIKNKGELWETWEKWAENGTANQKRQGTKQITKYTRQALKAAEEYVENSWVGKTITGSTILGTNVAEQICTE, encoded by the coding sequence GTGGGCTATGAGTATAACTCCATAGGTGAAAAGACAAAGCTCACATACCCTGATGGCAGACAGGCTCTTTATAGCTACGATGATGAAGGAAAGCTCTCATCCATAACATCTAAGGGTATAGAAGAAAAATCCAATGAGCATACATCCTATTCCTACGACAATCTCGGAAGACTTATTGAAAAGCTCCTTCCAAACGGAGTAAGACAGGATTACTCATACCTTCCGGGTGGTAACATCGAGAGTATGACAAGCTTTGACAAAGAAGGTATACTTGATAAGTACTTCTACAGCTACGACAATTCAGGCCTCATCTCTGGAATTAACAGAGAAAGAAGAAATCTTGATGCAATATCAGGTCAGTATGATTACCAGTATGATGAGATAGGAAGACTCACAAGGTCCAGCCTGAATGGAAAGTTAAGAGCATCCTATGAGTACGATGCCTTTGGCAACAGAACCAGCCTTACTGAAAGAGATGCTCAAACAACATACAGATATGATGCTCTCGACAGGCTTATAGAAGCAAAAGAATTAAATAACACTCAGGCTATAGTAAGATCCTACGATTACGATAAGCGTGGCAATCAGACAAATGAGTATGTAGACGGCCTTCTAAACAAGACCTTTACTTTCGATGCCACAAACATGCTATCTAAAGTGGTTGATTCTGAAAAGGGAGAACTCGAGAATCAGTACAACGGTCTTGGCTTCAGAGTAGCATCCATACGCCCTGAAGAAAGAATAGAATACCTCTGTGACCTTTCAAGAGACTGCTATAACATGCTTGAAAGAACAGTCAACGGCGAGACAGAAAGCTTCATCTATGACAAGAACGTAATCTCTATGTCTAAAGCAGGCGATAACTACTATTATCTTCAGGATGAACTTGGCTCACCAATGTACATGACAGGTACAGACGGAGCAGCAGTATCATCATATGCATTTGATGACTTTGGACGTAGTATTAATCCATTCACAGGCAAGATCAAAGAGGCAGGCAATAAACAGCATACTAGGCACGCTTACACCACAGAGGGCAACATCATCCAGCCATTTGCATTCACAGGCTATCAGGAAGATGACATATCTGGACTTAAGTTTGCTCAGGCTAGATTTTATAATGCAAAATCAGGACGATTCCAGTCAGAGGATTTAGTAAAAGGATTTACAAATATTCCTTTTACATTAAATCAATACAACTATTGTTTTGGTTGTCCAATTGGTTTTGTTGACAGAAATGGACAATTTTTAGATTGGGTTGTTGATAAAGCAAAACAAGCGGTTGACTACGTAAAAGAAAATCCAAAACAAGTTGCAATAGGTGCTGCAGTTGCTGCTGTGGGTGTGGGAATTGCAGTTGCTGCTGCGCCACTCGAACTAAGTGTTGGCGCTGCGGCAGCTTTTGGAGCTGTATCTTCTGCGGCTATTGATGCAGGTTTTCAGGAGATGACTTCAGGTAAAATAGATGTTAGTGAGGTGGTTGTGTCAGGCGTATTTGGTGCTCTTACTGCAGGTACACTATCTGCAGGGGCTAAAAATATAACAGATAAAGCTACACAATGGGCTACTTCAAAGTTAGGTCAATCTGTTGCGAAATTGGGTATAGAAGGTGCTATAACTGGAATTTATGGATTTGCTCAATCTGTTACAAATGATGTCGTTAATTTATTAGATAATGATAAAGAAAATGACTACGATGCAGAAGAAATAATAGTTCGAGGAGGCGTAAATGGTTTGCTTGAAACGGGAGGTTCATTTTTAGAAGGTGCTTTTAAAGGAATAGCAAAAAAGATTGTCAATAGAAATACAACTAATGATGTGATCAAAAATAAAGGAGAATTATGGGAAACATGGGAAAAATGGGCTGAGAATGGAACAGCGAACCAAAAAAGACAGGGAACTAAGCAAATAACTAAATATACAAGACAAGCGTTGAAAGCAGCAGAAGAATATGTTGAAAATAGTTGGGTTGGAAAGACCATAACTGGTAGTACTATTTTAGGAACCAATGTTGCAGAACAGATATGTACGGAATAA
- a CDS encoding TolB family protein has translation MKRKISIFVLIIALGLVSCGGKAVDIKITFYDSSKGICSFYDNAVTSYNIQNINPAFYIDDNTLIGYKSDGSQNKIVRITISTNTVEPLVDVKEIHSRIIYNPGLNAFYYVDYSKLYKYDLASSNVIELSDCNIKANSSFDSFYVSEDEQRIIYLKQEKSSFNIVLKILSDGTEELLADNSCQFTMSEDGMHLVYQKSGSENFTIYVLNLNNNTVESKIKCNTSSNGLAISDNGDKIVYTSHESGWFYENGKDLIHVFDANNNEDNVVYKSESSATIKILHCK, from the coding sequence ATGAAAAGAAAAATATCTATTTTTGTGTTGATTATTGCTTTAGGGCTTGTTAGTTGTGGAGGTAAAGCTGTGGATATTAAAATTACTTTCTATGACAGTAGTAAAGGAATTTGTTCATTCTATGATAATGCCGTTACAAGCTATAATATCCAGAATATAAACCCTGCATTCTACATTGATGATAATACATTGATTGGCTACAAAAGTGATGGTTCACAAAATAAAATAGTACGAATAACTATCTCTACTAATACCGTCGAGCCATTGGTGGATGTCAAAGAAATTCATTCAAGGATAATTTATAATCCTGGTCTCAATGCATTTTATTATGTCGATTATTCTAAACTATATAAGTATGATCTTGCCTCATCTAATGTGATAGAGCTTTCTGATTGCAACATCAAAGCTAATAGTTCTTTTGATTCATTCTATGTTTCTGAAGACGAGCAGCGGATAATTTATTTAAAGCAGGAAAAATCATCTTTCAATATAGTATTAAAAATTCTTTCAGATGGAACGGAAGAATTATTAGCAGATAATTCCTGCCAGTTTACTATGTCTGAAGACGGAATGCACTTGGTTTATCAGAAATCTGGTAGTGAGAATTTTACCATATATGTTCTTAATCTTAATAATAATACGGTCGAATCAAAGATAAAATGTAACACATCATCAAATGGCTTGGCAATTTCGGATAACGGAGACAAAATAGTTTATACTTCACATGAGAGTGGTTGGTTTTATGAGAACGGAAAAGATTTAATCCATGTATTTGATGCAAATAATAATGAAGATAATGTTGTTTATAAATCTGAATCTAGCGCTACTATAAAAATATTGCATTGTAAATAG
- a CDS encoding Txe/YoeB family addiction module toxin, with amino-acid sequence MNKIWSDCAWDDYIYWQGQDKKTLKKINELLKDINRNGYKCKGKPEPLKGDLSGFWSVHIDEKNRLVFRISEAGLEIAQCRTHYKDK; translated from the coding sequence GTGAACAAGATTTGGTCTGACTGCGCCTGGGATGATTATATTTATTGGCAGGGACAAGATAAAAAAACACTAAAGAAAATCAACGAGCTTCTAAAGGACATCAACAGGAACGGATACAAGTGCAAAGGAAAGCCTGAACCTCTCAAAGGTGATTTATCTGGATTCTGGAGCGTTCATATAGATGAAAAAAACAGACTTGTATTTAGGATATCTGAAGCTGGGCTAGAGATTGCCCAATGCAGAACCCATTATAAGGATAAGTAA
- a CDS encoding type II toxin-antitoxin system RelB/DinJ family antitoxin, giving the protein MNQSTISVRLNSEDKKQFEEFCEQTGMNISVAINMFVKNVIREQKLPFEVKADPFYSEENMAALKRSIKQLDSGKGKMHDLIEVDE; this is encoded by the coding sequence ATGAACCAATCCACTATCAGCGTCAGATTAAACAGTGAAGATAAAAAACAGTTTGAAGAGTTCTGTGAACAAACTGGCATGAATATATCCGTTGCGATTAATATGTTTGTAAAGAACGTTATCCGTGAGCAAAAGCTCCCCTTTGAGGTTAAAGCTGACCCTTTTTACAGTGAAGAAAATATGGCTGCACTTAAGAGATCAATCAAACAGCTCGATTCCGGAAAAGGAAAAATGCATGATCTTATCGAGGTGGATGAGTGA
- a CDS encoding helix-turn-helix transcriptional regulator, whose product MKNKIKELRKVNKLSQSELADIVGTTRQTITSIEVGKYTASLILAYKIAHHFNMNIEEVFDFESLEEED is encoded by the coding sequence ATGAAAAACAAAATAAAGGAGTTAAGGAAAGTGAATAAACTTTCGCAATCAGAACTTGCTGATATTGTTGGAACTACGCGTCAGACAATTACCTCTATAGAGGTAGGAAAATACACAGCGTCTCTGATATTAGCGTATAAGATTGCACATCACTTCAATATGAACATTGAGGAAGTATTTGATTTTGAGAGCTTGGAGGAAGAAGACTAA
- a CDS encoding zinc ribbon domain-containing protein: MILSCKNCGARIVYNPGTGRLQCEYCDSSFDISEYNIKDDYKEEAPIHESKIYGGDINSDNMECMIYRCSACGAEISVNGVEASTFCVYCGSPNVIFSRVARLKKPQKILPFYLTKQHAEHLIRNKINSGFFIPNEIKNFHTEMIRGIYIPYYVTNVAYRDSAVVESEVGSGKTRHKTYSLRSGYCIFDHMTTDASTRLSDSLSVKLEPYNLTVLRDFNINYLTGFYSDISDVAPKEACRTAIDRSEHLFTDALLGSVRGSDKKIINHNPEYLVKDEPMKVMLPAWFLTFRYNDKPYTILVNGQTGKVIGGIPWDQKRFWVVFAILAVILSLITLPIIGSFLDYESVRRSSSSIGKMIISMVFTIIAISVTGIKKLKKVLSSIRLTSEKSLTRYVSKRQNGG; encoded by the coding sequence ATGATTCTATCTTGTAAGAACTGCGGTGCCAGAATAGTTTATAATCCGGGAACAGGTCGCTTGCAGTGTGAATACTGCGACAGCTCTTTTGACATAAGTGAATACAATATTAAGGATGACTATAAGGAAGAGGCTCCCATACATGAAAGTAAGATCTACGGCGGAGATATCAATTCCGACAATATGGAATGCATGATATACAGATGCAGTGCCTGTGGTGCGGAGATTTCTGTTAACGGGGTAGAGGCGTCTACCTTCTGCGTATATTGCGGAAGCCCTAATGTCATATTCTCAAGAGTTGCAAGACTCAAAAAGCCGCAGAAGATCCTCCCATTTTATCTTACCAAGCAGCATGCAGAGCATCTTATCCGTAATAAGATAAATTCCGGATTTTTTATTCCTAATGAGATCAAGAATTTCCATACAGAGATGATCAGAGGTATATATATTCCTTACTATGTTACCAACGTAGCTTACAGAGACTCTGCTGTTGTAGAATCCGAAGTTGGATCCGGCAAAACCAGACATAAAACCTATTCTCTAAGAAGTGGTTACTGCATATTCGATCATATGACTACAGACGCTTCTACAAGACTAAGTGATAGTTTAAGTGTCAAGCTTGAACCCTACAACCTGACTGTTCTTAGAGATTTTAATATCAATTATCTTACTGGTTTTTATTCTGATATATCTGATGTTGCGCCCAAGGAAGCGTGCCGAACTGCTATTGACCGCTCAGAACATCTGTTTACTGATGCATTATTGGGATCCGTTAGAGGATCTGACAAGAAGATCATCAATCATAATCCTGAGTACCTTGTCAAGGATGAACCTATGAAGGTCATGCTTCCTGCCTGGTTTCTGACCTTTAGATACAATGACAAGCCCTATACAATACTTGTTAACGGCCAGACAGGCAAGGTTATCGGTGGTATTCCATGGGATCAAAAGCGCTTCTGGGTTGTTTTTGCAATACTGGCTGTGATCCTAAGCCTTATAACACTGCCTATAATAGGATCATTTCTGGATTATGAATCTGTGAGAAGATCAAGTAGTAGTATAGGTAAGATGATCATTTCAATGGTATTTACGATCATTGCAATATCAGTAACCGGAATTAAGAAGCTCAAAAAAGTGCTTAGTTCCATTAGACTTACGTCAGAAAAAAGTCTTACACGCTACGTTAGTAAAAGACAAAATGGAGGTTGA
- a CDS encoding alpha-N-arabinofuranosidase → MSKEVKKAILYVDRNIEVGEVDKRIYGSFIEHLGRAVYEGIYQPGNKFADKDGLREDTIKLIKEIGVPIVRYPGGNFVSDFHWEDSVGPVDKRPHRIEPAWGVIETNEFGLHEFMDWTKKAQTECMYAINLGTRGIEDAKNVIEYCNIEKNTLYSDMRRANGAKDPFNIKLWCLGNEMDGPWQMGHKTAYEYGRIANEAGKLMKWIDPSIELVACGSSNMGMPTFGKWEATVLEESYDTIDYLSLHTYYGNHENNTPDFLASSVDMDKFISAVVSVCDYVKAVKKSNKKINLSFDEWNVWYHSNEQDKKLEKWIEHPHQLEDIYNFEDALLVGSMLITLLRHADRVKIACLAQLVNVIAPIMTSDTGAWKQTIFYPYMHASQFGRGTVLTSVVKTPTYESKHGDAPYIDSVVVKDEENETVTIFAVNKDLENDFELSADLRQFADYKVVEHIMLTHDDLKAVNTEENPDNVAPVNYNGTKFDNGALTSLLPARSWNVIRLAK, encoded by the coding sequence ATGAGCAAAGAAGTTAAAAAGGCGATACTCTATGTGGATAGAAACATAGAAGTTGGCGAAGTTGACAAGAGAATCTATGGTTCTTTTATCGAGCACCTGGGACGTGCAGTATATGAGGGAATCTATCAGCCGGGCAACAAGTTCGCAGACAAGGACGGACTTCGCGAAGATACTATAAAGCTTATCAAAGAGATCGGCGTTCCGATCGTAAGATATCCGGGCGGTAACTTCGTATCAGATTTCCACTGGGAAGACAGCGTAGGACCTGTAGATAAGCGTCCTCACCGTATCGAGCCTGCATGGGGAGTTATCGAGACCAACGAGTTCGGCCTTCACGAATTCATGGACTGGACCAAGAAGGCACAGACAGAGTGTATGTATGCCATAAACCTTGGTACACGCGGAATCGAAGATGCCAAGAACGTAATCGAGTACTGCAATATCGAGAAGAATACTCTCTATTCTGATATGCGTCGTGCAAATGGTGCTAAGGATCCATTCAACATCAAGTTATGGTGCCTTGGTAACGAGATGGATGGTCCATGGCAGATGGGTCACAAGACAGCTTATGAGTATGGACGTATTGCTAATGAAGCAGGTAAGCTCATGAAGTGGATCGATCCTTCTATCGAACTGGTTGCTTGCGGAAGCTCTAACATGGGCATGCCTACATTTGGTAAGTGGGAAGCTACAGTTCTTGAAGAGAGCTATGATACAATCGACTATCTCTCACTTCATACATATTATGGCAACCATGAGAACAACACACCTGACTTTTTAGCATCATCAGTTGATATGGACAAGTTCATCAGCGCTGTTGTATCTGTATGTGATTATGTGAAGGCTGTTAAGAAGTCCAATAAGAAGATCAATCTCTCTTTTGACGAATGGAATGTATGGTATCACTCCAACGAGCAGGACAAGAAACTTGAGAAGTGGATCGAGCATCCTCATCAGCTTGAAGATATCTACAACTTCGAAGATGCTCTCCTTGTAGGCAGCATGCTCATCACTCTCCTGCGCCACGCTGACAGAGTTAAGATCGCATGTCTGGCTCAGCTGGTTAATGTTATCGCACCTATCATGACATCTGACACAGGCGCTTGGAAGCAGACAATCTTCTATCCATATATGCATGCAAGCCAGTTCGGTAGAGGTACAGTTCTTACATCAGTTGTTAAGACTCCTACATATGAGTCCAAGCACGGCGATGCACCATATATCGACAGCGTAGTTGTTAAGGATGAAGAGAACGAGACTGTTACTATATTCGCAGTTAATAAAGACCTTGAGAATGACTTCGAGCTGTCTGCGGACCTGCGTCAGTTCGCTGATTATAAGGTTGTAGAGCACATCATGCTCACTCATGATGATCTTAAGGCAGTTAATACAGAAGAGAATCCTGACAACGTAGCACCTGTTAATTACAACGGTACTAAGTTCGACAACGGAGCTCTTACAAGCCTCCTTCCTGCAAGAAGCTGGAATGTAATAAGACTTGCTAAGTAA
- a CDS encoding MBOAT family O-acyltransferase, which yields MSAVLYGMFNYKYLVIIGISMAVTYLFSYIIEKKVSPLIPAAAVMFHVAVLGYFKYTGFLVDNINSIFKTDYTFTAFLLPVGISFYTFSQIAFVIDRYRGEIPHYDFLSYAFYILYFPKIMQGPIAFPKEIIDQTRDIESLRFDADRFGRGIILFIIGLAKKVLLADTIALIVTYTYSQAYYLDTLCVIVAGIATALNIYFDFSGYCDMADGISQMLGITLPQNFNSPFKASTVQELWQRWHMTLSRFLTKYIYFPLGGSRKGAARTIINILIIFFISGLWHGAGWTYVVWGLVNGILVIFDHFHKRKLLPVKIRQVLTFLFFSFSVIIFQASDLTTAGVMIGKLSFFTYPGFLYRTAANLTLSETYVLEEAVQLFAPNMLNIYYFILMMIVIAFSLFLMTRPNAREIAAKTTFKTWQIVALSVLACLSILSLSNVQTFVYFTF from the coding sequence ATGAGCGCCGTTTTATACGGTATGTTCAACTACAAGTACCTCGTGATAATCGGTATCTCCATGGCAGTCACATACCTTTTTTCCTATATCATAGAAAAAAAAGTATCACCACTTATCCCTGCTGCCGCCGTTATGTTCCACGTGGCAGTCCTTGGATACTTCAAGTACACAGGCTTTTTGGTAGATAATATCAATTCGATATTCAAAACAGATTACACCTTTACGGCATTCCTTTTGCCTGTTGGTATAAGCTTCTATACCTTCTCCCAGATTGCTTTTGTTATAGACAGATACAGAGGCGAGATACCGCATTATGACTTTTTAAGCTATGCTTTCTATATCCTCTATTTTCCCAAGATCATGCAGGGTCCTATCGCATTCCCTAAAGAGATCATCGATCAGACAAGGGATATAGAATCTCTTCGCTTTGATGCTGACAGGTTCGGACGTGGCATCATCCTTTTTATCATAGGTCTTGCCAAGAAGGTGCTGCTGGCTGATACCATCGCTCTTATCGTAACTTATACTTATAGTCAGGCTTATTATCTTGATACTCTGTGCGTCATCGTGGCAGGCATTGCTACTGCGCTCAATATCTATTTCGACTTCTCGGGCTACTGCGACATGGCTGATGGTATATCTCAGATGCTAGGAATAACCCTTCCTCAGAACTTCAACTCACCGTTTAAGGCATCTACTGTTCAGGAGCTGTGGCAGCGCTGGCACATGACTCTCAGCAGATTCCTGACCAAATACATATACTTCCCTCTTGGTGGTAGCAGGAAGGGCGCGGCCCGTACTATTATCAATATCCTGATCATCTTCTTCATATCAGGATTATGGCACGGAGCAGGCTGGACCTACGTTGTATGGGGGCTTGTCAACGGCATCCTTGTAATATTCGACCACTTCCATAAACGTAAGCTGCTGCCGGTTAAGATAAGACAAGTGCTGACTTTCCTTTTCTTCTCATTCAGCGTTATCATCTTCCAGGCAAGTGACCTTACTACAGCTGGAGTTATGATAGGGAAGCTTTCATTTTTTACTTATCCGGGATTTTTGTACAGGACTGCTGCCAACTTGACTCTCTCTGAGACCTACGTGCTTGAAGAAGCTGTGCAGCTTTTTGCCCCGAATATGCTTAATATTTACTACTTCATACTGATGATGATAGTCATCGCATTTTCCCTATTTCTCATGACAAGGCCAAACGCCAGAGAGATAGCAGCAAAGACTACCTTTAAGACA